The DNA region TGGACTGACGGAGGCAATCGAATTGGCACGGTGGCGGATCTGGAGTTGGATCCAGCCGTGGGCCGGGTCGATCGCTACCTCTTCCGGCGCGAAGGCGTGGCGGATGTGGCCTATAGCTTGCCGGCCGGAGCGGCCATCAGCGGCGGGCCCAAGCGGCTGTTGGTGGTGACCCAGGCGGCCGAGGCGGCCGAGGCGGTTCCTTTGACGGCCGCTTGGGATCAGGCTTTGGATTCGGTGCAAACTTCGGTGCAAACCACCCTGCGCCAAGTGCAGGAAAAGACAAAGCCGATCGCCGAAACGGCCCGCAGTCGGTTTGCGGATTTGGCCCGGGAAGCCCGCGATCGGGCCAAGTCTTTGGCGGACACAGCCCGCACCCGCGCCACGGAGCTGACAGAAACCATGCGCGATCGCGCCGATCGCCTGACCCAGGAAAGTCAGTCACCCCAGCGCGATCGCCCCGCTGGAAATTTGCCCGCCGCCCCAGAGAATGCTGCGACGGATGATGATGATCCGATCGACCTGTGGGATGAAGATTCCCCCGCGATCGACACGCCCGCAAGCCCGATCGAAACCGATTCCCACCAGCCACCTCAGCCACCTAACGCCTAGGAAGCGCCTCAAGGCTGAATCATGCGTCTTCGCCATTGGCTGACTGTAATGAATCCTGGGCAGAAGGGCGATCGGGCGGCTGCACTGGCAACAAGTTCTGTTCTTTCAGATAGCCCAACAGCCAATTCACCGCCGTTGCCCGTCGGGTTTTGCGGGGCACTAATTCCCCCACCTTGTAGCCCTTGAAGCCCAAATATTCCTTCAGCAATTGCTTATTCTCGGCGGGAATCGATCGAGTCAGCTTCACCGTGGCTGGGCGGCTTTCAATAAAGTTCGGCGGTTCTGGATAATCCCCTTGCCAGTCCGCCGGAGCCAACCAAGCTTGGGTGTTTGGATCCCATTGGTAACCCAACCCATGCCACAGCAGTTGATTTACCCGGTCATCCTCTAGTTGATCGTCTAAAATGTCCCACAGCAGCTCGATCGTGAGACTGGGCAAGCGATCGGGGAATCCGTCCGGTAACGCCACCGTTGAGCGTTCCGTGCAGTTTGGCTCCTGACAACTACTCATGAAAGACCTCTTTTCAGAACCGCAATTAACTTATGAGTCTTGTCAATTTATTACATCAAAAAATGGCATCAAATTGTAATGAAGTCTAATCAATGATATTCAATCAATCAAGTTAAATTTATTCTATCTTGATATTCATTCCTGTAATTCCTTGACTCGATCAACACTCAGTTTTCTCTAAATCTTCTATCTTGACTGTCCTCTTGCATTCACCCTGGAATGATTCAGCATTGGTCTAGTCCGCACTTGATTGCAAAATCATTCCTTGCTCTAGCAGCCTGAACCAAAACCTAACCATTGGGATGCATGAAAAACACAACTCTCGATCGCTCGATTTTGGAGTCCCATTGCATTTGCTTCTTCATCCAATCCTTAATTTAAGTAATCATCAACCAATCTTTGCTGAATCTTTAAAAATTCCCCTTGATTCCGCCAAATCTTAAAGCTAAGTTAGATTCCATAAGGGGTCATAAAAGCGACGCGGAATGCCACGCGGTCGAACTTTGCTCTCAATACCCATCCTCTTGTGGAAGATATGAAATCTTGGTTTGCCCCCAGCGTTGCACTTGCAACCATTTCGCTGAGTTCCATCGCAGCTCCCGCCCTTGCCCTCAGCATCAGCTACTCCGATGCCTACGTGCCGGATGCCAGCACGGTTACGACCCTGAATGCTATTGATGCATTTACGGGCGGCCTCACAGACGCAGAAGCCCGAAATGGCCTTTATGGTTTCACGGATATTGAAGAAGTCCTGTCGATTCAGAAGTTCGATCCTAGCCTTGGAACTCTGAAATCAGCCAAGTTGACCTTTGATACGGGACTTTGGCAAAAGGCTTACTACGAGCACCTCGGTCGTTTGCGCCCCGGCAACGCAGCAGCCATCAAATTTGATTTTGAGGCTAATTTAAACCTGACATCCAGCGGCGGCACGTCAGTTTTTGATATTCCCCTCACGGGTGCTCATGATTTTACGGCATCCTCATTTGATGGAACCCAAGACTTTGCTGGCACTTCGGGCCGGAAGTTTGCTACTTCTTTGAACGGTCAATATCAACAAACCAAAACCATCACTGATGCCGCAGCTTTGGCTGGCTTCATCGGTGCTGGTTCGATCGACTACACCTTCTCCGCTTCGGCTCTGTTCAGTGTCTTTGGCCCTGGTAACTTGAGTGCCGGTGTGCTGACCCTGGCTAAAGGTGCGCTGCGGGTTGAGTACGAATACGAAAAAGAATCCACCTCAGTGCCAGAACCCACCGCGCTGTTGGGTCTTGGTTTGGTGGCTGGTGGGGCAATGGTTCAGCGTCGTCTGCGGGCTGCAGCACCCCGAAACTAGGTTGCAATGCCTGTCAATGGCAGCTTGGAACTAGCTCGCCAGTCGATCGAACCCTAGCCAATTTAGGGATGAGGCTGGGGGACTGAAAAGATAGCCCGAGCTGTTCTTGACTGCGCTCCTGTGGACTGCACAACTGAATTGCACAAGTTGGTACTGTTGAGATTGGGTTTGGCGATCGCTGAACCCAATCTTTTTTTGCATAATATTGATGCTGATCGAAGTATTTTGAGGATTCTATTAACGATTCGGCGGCTAGGATTGCTTGTTTTGAATATGCCTTAGGCGCTATAGGTCATCAGGATTCAAGCCTAATTCCCGCAGCTTGGCTGCCAGGCGATCGGCTCGCTGCTTGGCTGTCTGAGCTTGTTCTTCGAGGGTTTGAGTTTCGGCTGCAAGGGTCTTGGCTTGGGCCTGAAACAGTGCCGATCGCTCCTCGGGAGTCAGGTAGCGATCGCCCGCTTCGTTGAACCAATAGAGCCATTCGCGATCGATCGCTTGGAACGAGCCAAATTGCCGGCCAATCCCCAATTCCAATTCCGGCATCCAGAACGGTTCACCGCTTTGCCGCTGATAAACCCCATCAATCAGCTTGTAAATCTCAAAGGGATCGTGGCGATCGCGCTGATAGTGATCGGGGTTATAGATGCAGTAATACAACACTCCTAAATCGGCGTAGCGCAGCAGTTTTTGATCGTATTCGCCGCCCTTGGTTTTCGAGACAATTTCTAATACGAAAATGGGCGGAATTTCATCCTCCATCCACATCGCATAGCTCAGTCGCAACTGCTCACCCCGCTGCCTGGGAACCCCCACACTCAAAAACCCATCGGGACAGAGGGCGGGCTGGAGCTGGCCATTTCGATAATAGAAAATGCCCATGTCCACATTCCAAGTCCAATCGGCGCGATCGCTCCAGAGCCAAGCCAGGATCGAGAGCAAAAGATTGGGCAACAAATTCTGAATTTCGTGATCCACAGGCTCGTCATCGGAGTCCGGTAAGTTGAGGTATTCGGCGTAACCGGGCTTGTGGATCTCCAACATGGTTCACGCTCCTGAAAGTCAACCCCGTAGGGGCGTACGGCCGTACGCCCCTACCCGAATTGGCCTTGATCATTTTGGCTCGCCTGCATCCGACGGATTAGACGAATTGACCTGGAATTGATGCTGCAAAAAACAATCCCATGGCCATTTTAGTCATCGCCATCGGGTAAGTAGGCAAAACCTAAACTAATAGTCGCTGGTAACCTAGCCTGTAGACTCTAGCCAAGAGGATCTGCATAGAAGCCAATACCCTCATCACGATACCCAGGCAAGCTACTCCGCACAAAGCTTGCTTCGGATGAGTTAGGAGTGAAGAAATGACGGCCTGTGACTGTATTGAAGAAGCGATAAACAGGAACTAGTCCCGGTGCATTGCCAATCGATGCATTGAATCCACCGCTGGGAACTTCTCGAT from Limnothrix sp. FACHB-406 includes:
- a CDS encoding DUF1823 family protein, which produces MPSLTIELLWDILDDQLEDDRVNQLLWHGLGYQWDPNTQAWLAPADWQGDYPEPPNFIESRPATVKLTRSIPAENKQLLKEYLGFKGYKVGELVPRKTRRATAVNWLLGYLKEQNLLPVQPPDRPSAQDSLQSANGEDA
- a CDS encoding choice-of-anchor E domain-containing protein: MKSWFAPSVALATISLSSIAAPALALSISYSDAYVPDASTVTTLNAIDAFTGGLTDAEARNGLYGFTDIEEVLSIQKFDPSLGTLKSAKLTFDTGLWQKAYYEHLGRLRPGNAAAIKFDFEANLNLTSSGGTSVFDIPLTGAHDFTASSFDGTQDFAGTSGRKFATSLNGQYQQTKTITDAAALAGFIGAGSIDYTFSASALFSVFGPGNLSAGVLTLAKGALRVEYEYEKESTSVPEPTALLGLGLVAGGAMVQRRLRAAAPRN
- a CDS encoding Uma2 family endonuclease, whose product is MLEIHKPGYAEYLNLPDSDDEPVDHEIQNLLPNLLLSILAWLWSDRADWTWNVDMGIFYYRNGQLQPALCPDGFLSVGVPRQRGEQLRLSYAMWMEDEIPPIFVLEIVSKTKGGEYDQKLLRYADLGVLYYCIYNPDHYQRDRHDPFEIYKLIDGVYQRQSGEPFWMPELELGIGRQFGSFQAIDREWLYWFNEAGDRYLTPEERSALFQAQAKTLAAETQTLEEQAQTAKQRADRLAAKLRELGLNPDDL